A genomic window from Sebastes fasciatus isolate fSebFas1 chromosome 7, fSebFas1.pri, whole genome shotgun sequence includes:
- the drc12 gene encoding dynein regulatory complex protein 12 isoform X2, whose amino-acid sequence MLGCGFPLDRAEQYFRCYFKLSGVVKILLVFSKDESDLEAKYRRSTLDVAILQDHIAFQCESVLKVQSDRIDLRRRVRDTEQKLQHERQDHRDVNSDLSRQYKTMQTELTNKVKRMDEEVSQLKEELVLCQQELRKEKREREQVEREKDATIADLQHKLDNMETDYEKILHETLDGLTSRLSVARQGWEHKSTTLHQNYKELLSESGLNALHI is encoded by the exons ATGCTGGGCTGTGGTTTTCCTTTAGACCGCGCTGAACAATATTTCCGTTGCTATTTTAAACTATCTGGTGTAGTAAAAATACTTTTGGTGTTTTCAAAAG ATGAAAGTGACTTGGAAGCAAAGTATAGGCGCAGTACTCTGGATGTAGCCATCCTGCAGGATCACATCG CCTTCCAGTGTGAGTCTGTACTAAAGGTCCAGTCTGATAGAATTGACCTGAGGAGACGCGTAAGAGACACGGAGCAGAAGCTGCAGCACGAGAGACAAGACCACAGGGACGTCAACTCTG ACCTCAGTCGCCAGTACAAAACCATGCAGACGGAGCTGACAAACAAGGTGAAGAGGATGGACGAGGAGGTCAGCCAGCTGAAGGAAGAGCTTG TGCTGTGTCAGCAGGAACtgaggaaagagaaaagagagcgTGAGCAGGTGGAACGGGAGAAGGACGCCACCATAGCTGACCTCCAACACAAGCTGGACAACATGGAAACAGACTATGAGAAGATCCTGCAT GAGACTCTAGACGGCCTGACTTCCCGGCTGTCTGTGGCTCGACAGGGATGGGAGCACAAGAGCACAACCCTTCATCAAAATTACAAGGAACTGCTCTCCGAATCTGGCCTGAACGCGCTGCACATCTAA
- the drc12 gene encoding dynein regulatory complex protein 12 isoform X1 has translation MCLKGLSRQAASQQANMPPKKKTKKTTKKNPEKNESDLEAKYRRSTLDVAILQDHIAFQCESVLKVQSDRIDLRRRVRDTEQKLQHERQDHRDVNSDLSRQYKTMQTELTNKVKRMDEEVSQLKEELVLCQQELRKEKREREQVEREKDATIADLQHKLDNMETDYEKILHETLDGLTSRLSVARQGWEHKSTTLHQNYKELLSESGLNALHI, from the exons ATGTGCCTCAAAGGTCTGAGCAGGCAGGCAGCCTCACAGCAAGCAAACATGCCtccaaagaaaaaaactaaaaagaccACAAAGAAGAATCcagaaaaaa ATGAAAGTGACTTGGAAGCAAAGTATAGGCGCAGTACTCTGGATGTAGCCATCCTGCAGGATCACATCG CCTTCCAGTGTGAGTCTGTACTAAAGGTCCAGTCTGATAGAATTGACCTGAGGAGACGCGTAAGAGACACGGAGCAGAAGCTGCAGCACGAGAGACAAGACCACAGGGACGTCAACTCTG ACCTCAGTCGCCAGTACAAAACCATGCAGACGGAGCTGACAAACAAGGTGAAGAGGATGGACGAGGAGGTCAGCCAGCTGAAGGAAGAGCTTG TGCTGTGTCAGCAGGAACtgaggaaagagaaaagagagcgTGAGCAGGTGGAACGGGAGAAGGACGCCACCATAGCTGACCTCCAACACAAGCTGGACAACATGGAAACAGACTATGAGAAGATCCTGCAT GAGACTCTAGACGGCCTGACTTCCCGGCTGTCTGTGGCTCGACAGGGATGGGAGCACAAGAGCACAACCCTTCATCAAAATTACAAGGAACTGCTCTCCGAATCTGGCCTGAACGCGCTGCACATCTAA